The following proteins are encoded in a genomic region of Mycobacterium sp. 155:
- a CDS encoding mannosyltransferase has translation MRLYRYAWLLLALSVAARLAFSYLVPNGTNMVDLHVYLGGAAALDHPGTLYQYTYGDKTPDFLLPFTYPPFAAMVFYPLQFLPFGVVAFFWQIATIVALYGVVRVSQRMLGRYTDPRLTPLWTAVGIWIEPLRSTFDYGQVNVILTLAVIYAVYSERWWLSGLLVGLAAGVKLTPAVSGLYFLGARRWATVAFSAVVFFGTVVLSLLVVGDEARYYFTDLLGDARRIGPIGTVFNQSWRGGISRILGHDAGYGPVVLAGIVVTAVLAVLAWRAVGGSDGDRLGGIIIVSLFGLLLSPISWTHHWVWLVPLMIWLLHGSLRDRRGAQILGWGWLGLTLVGAPWLLSFAQPTIWEISRPWYLAWADLVYIVATLVTLGWIATTGPGYGRFRVPYRRPSR, from the coding sequence ATGCGGCTGTATCGCTACGCGTGGTTACTGCTGGCGCTGAGCGTTGCGGCGCGCCTGGCCTTCTCCTACCTGGTGCCCAACGGCACAAACATGGTCGACCTGCACGTCTATCTCGGCGGTGCGGCGGCGCTGGACCATCCGGGCACCCTCTACCAGTACACGTACGGGGACAAGACGCCCGATTTTCTGTTGCCGTTCACCTATCCACCGTTCGCCGCGATGGTGTTCTATCCGCTGCAGTTTTTGCCGTTCGGTGTGGTCGCGTTCTTCTGGCAGATCGCCACGATCGTCGCGCTCTACGGCGTTGTCCGCGTCAGCCAGCGAATGCTGGGCCGGTACACCGACCCGCGGCTGACCCCGCTGTGGACGGCAGTCGGCATCTGGATCGAACCCCTGCGCAGCACATTCGACTATGGGCAAGTCAATGTCATCCTCACGCTCGCGGTGATCTACGCGGTGTACTCAGAGCGGTGGTGGCTGTCGGGTCTGCTGGTCGGTTTGGCCGCCGGGGTGAAGCTGACCCCAGCCGTCTCGGGGTTGTACTTCCTCGGCGCGAGACGCTGGGCCACCGTGGCATTTTCGGCTGTGGTCTTCTTCGGCACGGTGGTGCTGTCGCTGCTGGTGGTCGGCGATGAGGCCCGGTACTACTTCACCGATCTGCTCGGCGATGCCCGCCGGATAGGGCCGATCGGCACGGTGTTCAACCAGTCCTGGCGCGGCGGGATATCTCGCATCCTGGGGCATGACGCGGGCTACGGTCCGGTCGTGCTCGCGGGCATCGTGGTGACGGCGGTGCTCGCGGTGCTGGCGTGGCGGGCCGTCGGCGGCAGTGACGGTGACCGACTCGGCGGGATCATCATCGTCAGCCTGTTCGGACTCCTGTTGTCGCCGATTTCCTGGACGCACCACTGGGTGTGGTTGGTCCCACTGATGATCTGGCTGTTGCACGGTTCGTTGCGGGACCGCCGCGGGGCGCAGATCCTGGGGTGGGGCTGGCTCGGCCTGACACTGGTCGGAGCGCCGTGGCTGCTCAGCTTCGCGCAGCCGACCATTTGGGAGATCAGCCGGCCGTGGTACCTGGCCTGGGCGGACCTGGTCTACATCGTCGCGACGCTGGTGACGCTGGGCTGGATCGCGACTACTGGCCCAGGATACGGTCGATTTCGCGTGCCATATCGACGTCCTTCTCGGTGA
- a CDS encoding 4a-hydroxytetrahydrobiopterin dehydratase, with product MAVLTNDQVDAALVDLPGWEHAGGALRRSVKFPAFLDGIDAVRRVAEFAEQKDHHPDVDIRWRTVTFALVTHSAGGITEKDVDMAREIDRILGQ from the coding sequence ATGGCTGTGTTGACGAATGATCAGGTTGACGCCGCACTAGTTGATCTGCCCGGCTGGGAACATGCGGGCGGTGCCCTGCGCCGATCCGTCAAATTCCCGGCGTTTCTCGACGGAATCGATGCGGTGCGGCGCGTCGCCGAGTTCGCTGAACAGAAGGATCATCATCCCGATGTCGACATCCGTTGGCGGACAGTCACCTTCGCACTGGTGACACATTCCGCCGGCGGCATCACCGAGAAGGACGTCGATATGGCACGCGAAATCGACCGTATCCTGGGCCAGTAG
- a CDS encoding (deoxy)nucleoside triphosphate pyrophosphohydrolase produces MDEQIVVAGALISAGALLVAQRERPPELAGLWELPGGKVGPGESDADALARELREELGVGVSVGARIGVDVALNATMTLRAYLVALTDGSPRPQDHRALRWVTLDELPLLDWVPADRAWIDDLAAAMHPD; encoded by the coding sequence ATGGATGAGCAGATCGTCGTTGCGGGTGCGCTGATCTCTGCGGGCGCGCTGCTGGTGGCCCAGCGTGAGCGGCCGCCGGAGCTGGCTGGGCTGTGGGAGCTGCCCGGCGGCAAGGTCGGGCCGGGGGAGAGCGACGCCGACGCACTGGCGCGGGAGTTGCGTGAGGAACTCGGTGTCGGGGTGAGCGTAGGTGCGCGGATCGGCGTTGACGTCGCCCTCAATGCCACCATGACATTGCGCGCCTACCTCGTCGCGCTGACCGACGGCAGTCCGCGCCCGCAGGACCATCGCGCCCTGCGCTGGGTGACTCTCGACGAGCTGCCCCTCCTGGACTGGGTTCCGGCGGACCGGGCGTGGATCGACGACCTGGCTGCGGCGATGCACCCTGACTGA
- a CDS encoding wax ester/triacylglycerol synthase family O-acyltransferase gives MEQLTALDAGFLEAEDSDRHVSLAIGAVAVLDGPMPDADTVIATLAERACSVPRLQHVLHTQPLDLAAPYWVQDNNFDAAHHIHRTALPRPGDDAALYRLLGDVMERRLDRDRPLWECWVVDGLQHGRWAILMKVHHCVADGIAATRLLRRLCDDPTDVPPESGKDSAPFRPLHWIAGAWRMSMDLLGAAIQAVRGVADIAAGLLRPAAASSLIGSITSMRRYTSVAVPLDDVVSVCRAFGVTVNDVALAALTDSYRSVLVGRGEKPQANSLRTLVPVSVRSDGARDGTDNRVSVMLPYLPVDKADPVHQLRTVHARLARTKAGGQCLAGNALASAANVIPFPLAAWTVRALTRLPQRGVVTVATNVPGPRKSLRFLGCKASRLLPIPPLAMQLRTGVAIMSYADQLVFGVIGDYDAAPDVEELAAGIERAIARLAAISVGHWRSTPVGTLQLVQGG, from the coding sequence ATGGAGCAGTTGACCGCTCTGGACGCGGGGTTTCTCGAAGCCGAGGATTCTGATCGGCACGTGAGCCTGGCGATCGGCGCTGTCGCTGTTCTCGACGGACCGATGCCCGATGCCGACACGGTGATAGCTACCCTGGCCGAACGTGCTTGCTCGGTGCCGCGACTGCAGCACGTGCTGCACACCCAGCCGCTCGATCTCGCAGCCCCGTATTGGGTGCAGGACAACAACTTCGACGCGGCGCACCATATCCACCGCACCGCGCTGCCACGTCCGGGCGACGACGCGGCGCTGTACCGTCTGCTCGGCGACGTGATGGAGCGGCGGTTGGACCGTGACCGCCCGCTGTGGGAGTGCTGGGTCGTCGACGGTCTGCAACACGGCCGCTGGGCCATCCTGATGAAGGTCCACCACTGTGTCGCCGACGGGATCGCGGCCACGCGGCTGCTGCGCCGGCTCTGCGACGATCCGACCGATGTCCCACCCGAGTCGGGGAAGGACTCGGCCCCTTTCCGTCCGCTGCACTGGATAGCCGGCGCCTGGCGGATGTCGATGGACCTGCTGGGCGCCGCCATTCAGGCCGTTCGCGGTGTGGCCGACATCGCCGCGGGGCTGCTTCGGCCCGCGGCGGCCTCCTCGCTGATCGGGTCGATCACCAGCATGCGGCGTTACACCTCGGTCGCGGTGCCGTTGGACGATGTGGTGAGTGTCTGCAGAGCGTTCGGCGTCACGGTCAACGATGTTGCGCTGGCGGCGCTCACCGACAGTTACCGCAGCGTGCTGGTCGGTCGCGGCGAGAAGCCCCAAGCCAACTCGTTGCGCACCCTGGTACCTGTCTCGGTACGGTCCGACGGTGCGCGTGACGGCACCGACAACCGGGTGTCCGTCATGCTGCCCTACCTGCCTGTCGACAAGGCCGATCCGGTCCACCAACTCCGCACGGTGCACGCGCGGCTGGCCCGAACCAAGGCCGGAGGGCAATGCCTGGCCGGCAATGCATTGGCGTCGGCGGCCAATGTCATTCCGTTCCCGCTCGCCGCGTGGACCGTGCGGGCTTTGACTCGCCTGCCGCAACGGGGCGTCGTCACCGTCGCGACGAATGTGCCCGGGCCGCGAAAATCGTTGCGCTTCTTGGGCTGCAAGGCCTCTCGGCTACTGCCCATCCCGCCTCTGGCGATGCAGTTGCGAACCGGCGTCGCGATCATGAGCTATGCCGACCAGCTGGTGTTCGGTGTGATCGGGGACTACGACGCGGCGCCTGACGTCGAAGAACTGGCTGCCGGTATCGAACGGGCAATCGCCCGACTGGCCGCCATCAGCGTCGGGCATTGGCGTTCCACTCCGGTTGGGACTCTCCAACTCGTACAAGGAGGTTGA
- a CDS encoding pyridoxamine 5'-phosphate oxidase family protein, with protein MTKGSELDVLTRRQCLDLLQGPRVGRLVFTEDAVPAVQPVNYRMWRDDVVFRVAGGPKLTAAMHNQVVAFEVDELDADLHTGWSVTVVGHAKPITDVDELVEVAGTFVQPWVEGRREHFVRITTEKVTGRQFRNRGVPHYQGVTANVETQ; from the coding sequence ATGACCAAGGGATCCGAACTCGACGTCCTGACCCGCAGGCAGTGTCTCGATCTGTTGCAGGGGCCACGCGTCGGGCGGTTGGTGTTCACCGAGGACGCCGTGCCCGCGGTGCAGCCGGTCAACTATCGGATGTGGCGGGACGACGTGGTGTTCCGAGTCGCGGGCGGGCCGAAGCTGACCGCGGCCATGCACAACCAGGTGGTCGCATTCGAGGTAGACGAGCTGGACGCAGATCTACACACCGGCTGGAGCGTGACGGTCGTCGGGCATGCGAAGCCGATCACCGACGTGGATGAACTCGTCGAGGTTGCCGGGACGTTCGTGCAGCCATGGGTAGAGGGCCGGCGCGAACACTTCGTCCGCATCACCACCGAGAAGGTGACGGGGCGGCAATTCCGCAATCGCGGAGTACCGCACTACCAGGGTGTGACCGCCAACGTCGAAACGCAATAG